A single Bacillota bacterium DNA region contains:
- a CDS encoding phenylacetate--CoA ligase, giving the protein MPEHALTDFDAVFRSQFPALQGLLRRLYSRSQFYRDKLDAAGIRPEDVRTLEDFARLPFTTKEELRAYPLEYMRAVGEEEIVRIHASSGTTGKPIIIPYTRNDVDTFAEMMARCLRYAGVTNRDRVQITPGYGLWTAGIGFQAGTERIGAMAIPMGPGNTEKQLEMMLDLKATVFIATASYGLLLAEEIARRGLQDRVALRLGVFGSERWGEKMRQRISSLLDIDTFDIYGLTEIYGPGIGIDCPRHCGIHYWSDYLYFEVIDPDTGEVLPVGKKGELVITTLTKEGMPLLRYRTRDITRLLPEACSCGSPYPMIDRILGRTDESFKVKGVLVFPGQIDAALRLSQGASSEYQVILTRQDGKDRILIRVEGEPGADPGQTAAACRQSIKRIIGIQADVEVVPHGSLPRSEKKTKRIFDQRNM; this is encoded by the coding sequence ATGCCTGAACACGCCTTAACGGATTTCGATGCAGTCTTTCGGTCCCAGTTTCCGGCGCTGCAGGGCCTGCTGCGGCGCCTTTACAGCCGCAGCCAGTTCTACCGCGACAAGCTGGACGCAGCGGGGATCAGGCCGGAGGACGTCCGGACCCTGGAGGACTTCGCCCGCCTTCCCTTCACCACCAAGGAAGAACTGCGGGCCTATCCCCTCGAGTACATGCGGGCGGTAGGGGAAGAAGAGATCGTTCGCATCCACGCTTCCTCGGGGACTACGGGGAAGCCCATCATCATACCCTATACCAGGAACGATGTGGACACCTTCGCCGAGATGATGGCGCGCTGCCTGCGCTACGCCGGGGTGACAAACCGCGACCGTGTCCAGATCACCCCCGGCTACGGCCTCTGGACGGCGGGAATCGGGTTCCAGGCAGGAACTGAGCGGATCGGGGCGATGGCCATCCCCATGGGGCCGGGCAACACCGAGAAACAGCTGGAGATGATGCTCGACCTCAAGGCCACTGTCTTCATCGCCACCGCCTCCTACGGGCTGCTGCTGGCCGAGGAGATTGCCCGGCGCGGCCTGCAGGACCGCGTTGCCCTGCGCCTTGGGGTCTTCGGCTCCGAGCGGTGGGGGGAAAAGATGCGGCAGCGCATCTCCTCCCTGCTGGACATCGACACCTTTGACATCTACGGCCTCACCGAGATCTACGGCCCCGGGATCGGGATCGACTGCCCGCGCCACTGCGGCATCCACTACTGGAGCGACTACCTGTACTTCGAGGTCATCGACCCGGACACCGGAGAGGTGCTGCCGGTGGGGAAAAAAGGTGAGCTGGTCATCACCACCCTCACCAAGGAGGGGATGCCGCTGCTCCGCTACCGCACCCGGGACATCACCCGCCTCCTCCCGGAGGCCTGTTCCTGCGGCAGCCCCTACCCCATGATCGACCGGATCCTGGGGCGCACCGACGAGTCCTTCAAGGTGAAGGGGGTGCTGGTTTTTCCGGGGCAGATCGACGCCGCCCTGAGGCTTTCACAGGGCGCCAGCAGCGAGTACCAGGTGATCCTCACCAGACAGGACGGGAAGGACCGGATCCTGATCCGGGTGGAGGGAGAGCCGGGGGCCGACCCCGGCCAGACCGCCGCAGCCTGCCGGCAGAGCATCAAGCGCATCATCGGGATCCAGGCTGATGTGGAGGTCGTCCCGCACGGCAGCCTCCCCCGCAGCGAAAAGAAAACCAAACGGATCTTCGACCAGCGGAACATGTGA
- a CDS encoding indolepyruvate ferredoxin oxidoreductase subunit alpha encodes MQQKVILSGNEGVARGAWEAGVGMGIGYPGTPSTEIVEALAEMEGPMVAWAVNEKVALEQAYGACVTGLRSLVTMKHVGLNVAADPLFTIAYMGVNGGLVIAVADDPGMHSSQNEQDNRWYALHAKVPMLEPSDSRECRDFTRLAFELSERHDVPFLLRLVTRVSHSRGVVEIDPAAEYRRRSRSYERNVPKYVVLPAHARARRLALEENLKRLLVDPEARALNTMEITDSEVGIITSGASYNYVKEAFGDRYSVLKLGLVYPLDGEIIREFASRVQQVYVVEELDPYLETLVRALGVACEGKKYISPFFELNPQAVATSLAKAGLEPLEQLEPATAEPVAGIPARPPILCAGCPHRAFFYLARREKVMVVGDIGCYTLGAMPPLDGIDVSACMGGGFSIALGISTNLPEGEKVFGVLGDSTFYHSGITGAVDAVFNRRPIVPVVLDNRSTAMTGHQENPGTGRTLDGEPTVMQDPERIFRAVGFDRVLVVNAYDLEGIRNAIRETKTSRERVAIVVKAPCRLLKEARRGPAREVARENCTKCKNCLRLGCPALSLDGEGYPAIDPLACAGCGLCEQVCRHQAVRVQEKGVTS; translated from the coding sequence TTGCAGCAGAAGGTGATTTTGTCCGGGAACGAAGGTGTTGCCAGGGGTGCCTGGGAGGCCGGGGTCGGCATGGGGATCGGGTACCCGGGCACGCCGAGCACCGAGATCGTGGAGGCCCTGGCGGAGATGGAGGGCCCCATGGTCGCCTGGGCGGTTAACGAGAAGGTCGCTCTGGAGCAGGCCTACGGGGCGTGCGTGACGGGCCTGCGCAGCCTGGTGACCATGAAGCACGTCGGTCTGAACGTGGCAGCCGACCCCCTGTTTACCATCGCCTACATGGGCGTCAACGGGGGGCTGGTCATCGCCGTAGCCGACGACCCGGGCATGCACAGCTCCCAGAACGAACAGGACAACAGGTGGTATGCCCTCCATGCCAAGGTCCCGATGCTTGAGCCGTCGGACAGCCGGGAGTGCCGGGACTTTACCAGGCTGGCCTTCGAGCTGAGTGAACGCCACGACGTTCCTTTTCTTTTGCGCCTGGTGACCCGGGTGAGCCACTCCCGCGGCGTGGTGGAGATCGACCCGGCGGCGGAGTACCGCCGGCGGAGCCGCAGCTATGAGCGCAATGTGCCGAAGTACGTCGTCCTGCCGGCCCACGCCCGGGCGCGCCGCCTGGCGCTGGAGGAAAACCTGAAGAGGCTGCTCGTCGACCCGGAGGCCCGGGCCTTAAATACGATGGAGATCACCGACAGCGAGGTGGGGATCATCACCTCCGGCGCCTCTTACAACTACGTCAAGGAGGCCTTCGGGGACAGGTACTCCGTCCTCAAGCTGGGTCTTGTCTACCCGCTGGACGGGGAGATCATCCGGGAGTTCGCCAGCCGGGTGCAGCAGGTGTACGTGGTGGAGGAGCTCGACCCCTACCTGGAGACCCTTGTGCGGGCGCTGGGGGTTGCCTGCGAGGGAAAGAAGTACATCTCCCCCTTCTTCGAGCTGAACCCGCAGGCGGTGGCCACATCCCTTGCGAAGGCGGGCCTGGAGCCCCTGGAGCAACTGGAACCGGCAACAGCGGAGCCGGTGGCCGGCATTCCCGCACGGCCGCCCATCCTCTGCGCCGGGTGCCCGCACCGGGCCTTCTTCTACCTGGCCCGGCGGGAAAAGGTGATGGTGGTGGGCGACATCGGGTGCTATACCCTGGGCGCCATGCCGCCGCTTGACGGGATTGACGTTTCCGCCTGTATGGGGGGAGGGTTTTCTATCGCCCTGGGGATCAGCACCAACCTCCCGGAGGGGGAGAAGGTCTTCGGGGTGCTGGGCGATTCCACCTTCTACCACTCGGGGATCACCGGGGCGGTTGACGCCGTATTCAACAGGCGCCCCATCGTCCCCGTGGTGCTCGACAACAGGAGCACTGCCATGACCGGCCACCAGGAGAACCCGGGAACGGGGCGGACCCTGGACGGGGAGCCAACGGTCATGCAGGACCCGGAGCGCATCTTCCGGGCGGTGGGGTTCGACCGGGTGCTGGTGGTCAACGCCTACGACCTGGAGGGGATCAGGAACGCCATCCGGGAGACAAAAACATCCCGCGAGCGGGTGGCCATCGTCGTCAAGGCGCCCTGCCGCCTCCTCAAGGAGGCGCGCCGCGGCCCCGCCCGGGAGGTCGCAAGGGAGAACTGCACGAAATGCAAGAACTGCCTCCGTCTGGGGTGTCCGGCCCTTTCCCTGGACGGGGAGGGATACCCGGCTATCGACCCGCTTGCCTGCGCCGGGTGCGGGCTCTGTGAGCAGGTCTGCCGGCACCAGGCGGTGCGGGTGCAGGAGAAAGGGGTGACGTCATGA
- a CDS encoding indolepyruvate oxidoreductase subunit beta, with protein sequence MAEGTKRVMFAGVGGQGILLASRVLAEGLLLAGLDVKSTEVHGMAQRGGSVVTQVCFGERVYSPLVGPGAIDILVTLEKLEALRYVHFLKRNGTLLANRREIPSLPVLTGAVPYPRDIEERLASFPVSLYLIDADREAERLGNARVMNVVLLGALVLLAGLASLVDWKEVVAGAVPPQYREVNLRALEAGMRLV encoded by the coding sequence ATGGCAGAAGGGACGAAACGGGTGATGTTCGCCGGGGTGGGCGGCCAGGGGATCCTCCTCGCCTCCCGGGTGCTGGCGGAAGGCCTGCTCCTGGCGGGGCTGGATGTCAAGAGCACGGAGGTGCACGGGATGGCCCAGCGCGGCGGAAGCGTGGTCACCCAGGTCTGCTTCGGGGAACGGGTTTACTCCCCCCTGGTGGGCCCGGGGGCGATCGACATCCTGGTGACCCTGGAGAAGCTGGAAGCCCTGCGCTACGTGCACTTCCTGAAGAGGAACGGCACCCTCCTGGCAAACAGGAGGGAGATCCCCTCGCTCCCCGTCCTCACCGGGGCGGTTCCCTACCCCCGGGACATCGAGGAGCGGCTGGCCTCTTTCCCGGTCTCCCTCTATTTAATCGACGCCGACCGGGAGGCGGAAAGGCTTGGGAACGCCCGGGTAATGAACGTGGTGCTGCTGGGGGCGCTTGTGCTGCTGGCCGGGCTCGCCAGCCTCGTCGACTGGAAGGAGGTTGTGGCCGGGGCGGTGCCGCCGCAGTACCGGGAGGTGAACCTGCGCGCCCTGGAGGCGGGGATGCGTCTGGTGTAA